From one Bos javanicus breed banteng chromosome 15, ARS-OSU_banteng_1.0, whole genome shotgun sequence genomic stretch:
- the EIF4G2 gene encoding eukaryotic translation initiation factor 4 gamma 2, which yields MNFWRQQYHLNWLYERRLSGSGEKAIRRGEAEHLKTNDSRRCAPAAPGLSTEGQSQRRLSLRGAISASRGRQKNQCSHTPRTGIGPGGRASFLPTFPVRKRGGGAEGCISRTRDTDPGNKETGGRRGSHTNADSEDSTSLRKRAASRPSPVPLTPLAWSQSLREYGFAHCGGAAPQPSLALWLLPVALRRLAVDSSQAADWVAKEPFGVALAAAVAAAEFSVKVSGATAGAAAEWSALKWPPSLAASSRAVQNGGHRRKLAALAVYGRLRGCRRPSSAGPGPGRAKARVCSDVERAWPGGARGGEGRGPAGAGGPAVGAGPAEAEESRSPASRRGGSFSFLPSSSLPTPSINIILLKILRCQAAKVESAIAEGGASRFSASSGGGGSRGAPQHYPKTAGNSEFLGKTPGQNAQKWIPARSTRRDDNSAANNSANEKERHDAIFRKVRGILNKLTPEKFDKLCLELLNVGVESKLILKGVILLIVDKALEEPKYSSLYAQLCLRLAEDAPNFDGPAAEGQPGQKQSTTFRRLLISKLQDEFENRTRNVDVYDKRENPLLPEEEEQRAIAKIKMLGNIKFIGELGKLDLIHESILHKCIKTLLEKKKRVQLKDMGEDLECLCQIMRTVGPRLDHERAKSLMDQYFARMCSLMLSKELPARIRFLLQDTVELREHHWVPRKAFLDNGPKTINQIRQDAVKDLGVFIPAPMAQGMRSDFFLEGPFMPPRMKMDRDPLGGLADMFGQMPGSGIGTGPGVIQDRFSPTMGRHRSNQLFNGHGGHIMPPTQSQFGEMGGKFMKSQGLSQLYHNQSQGLLSQLQGQSKDMPPRFSKKGQLNADEISLRPAQSFLMNKNQVPKLQPQITMIPPSAQPPRTQTPPLGQTPQLGLKTNPPLIQEKPAKTSKKPPPSKEELLKLTETVVTEYLNSGNANEAVNGVREMRAPKHFLPEMLSKVIILSLDRSDEDKEKASSLISLLKQEGIATSDNFMQAFLNVLDQCPKLEVDIPLVKSYLAQFAARAIISELVSISELAQPLESGTHFPLFLLCLQQLAKLQDREWLTELFQQSKVNMQKMLPEIDQNKDRMLEILEGKGLSFLFPLLKLEKELLKQIKLDPSPQTIYKWIKDNISPKLHVDKGFVNILMTSFLQYISSEVNPPSDETDSSSAPSKEQLEQEKQLLLSFKPVMQKFLHDHVDLQVSALYALQVHCYNSNFPKGMLLRFFVHFYDMEIIEEEAFLAWKEDITQEFPGKGKALFQVNQWLTWLETAEEEESEEEAD from the exons ATGAATTTTTGGAGGCAGCAATACCACCTGAACTGGCTCTATGAGAGACGACTGAGTGGGAGTGGTGAAAAGGCCATCAGAAGAG GCGAAGCCGAGCACCTGAAAACCAACGATTCCCGGCGCTGCGCCCCAGCGGCGCCAGGCCTTAGCACTGAAGGCCAGTCCCAAAGGAGGCTCAGCCTGCGAGGGGCAATCTCGGCTTCCCGGGGGCGCCAGAAAAATCAGTGCTCGCACACGCCAAGGACGGGAATCGGGCCGGGTGGAAGAGCGAGTTTCCTTCCCACATTCCCTGTGAGAAAACGAGGTGGAGGAGCTGAGGGCTGCATATCCCGAACACGGGATACGGACCCCGGGAACAAAGAGACAGGAGGAAGACGAGGCAGCCACACCAACGCAGACTCAGAGGATTCTACGAGTTTACGCAAGCGAGCCGCATCTCGACCGTCCCCAGTTCCCCTTACGCCACTGGCTTGGTCTCAGAGCCTTCGCGAATATGGCTTTGCGCACTGCGGCGGGGCTGCACCGCAACCGAGCTTGGCCCTGTGGCTCCTCCCCGTCGCCCTGCGCCGATTGGCGGTAGACAGCAGCCAGGCCGCTGATTGGGTGGCGAAGGAGCCATTCGGGGTGGCTCTG GCAGCTGCTGTAGCAGCTGCTGAGTTCTCGGTGAAGGTGAGTGGAGCTACCGCCGGCGCTGCCGCCGAGTGGAGCGCTCTAAAATGGCCGCCGTCCCTGGCCGCTTCTTCCCGAGCAGTACAAAATGGCGGCCACAG GAGGAAGTTGGCCGCCCTGGCGGTCTACGGCCGTCTTCGTGGCTGTCGGCGGCCGTCCTCCGCGGGGCCCGGGCCGGGACGGGCCAAGGCGCGAGTGTGCTCGGACGTGGAGAGAGCGTGGCCGGGCGGCGCGCGCGGCGGGGAGGGACGCGGGCCGGCGGGGGCAGGGGGCCCGGCCGTTGGCGCGGGACCAGCCGAGGCGGAGGAGTCCCGGAGCCCGGCCTCCCGGCGGGGAGGAA GTTTTTCATTTCTCccatcctcttccctccccaccccatccattAATATTATTCTTTTGAAGATTCTTCGTTGTCAAGCCGCCAAAGTGGAGAGTGCGATCGCAGAAGGGGGTGCTTCTCGTTTCAG tGCTTCTTCGGGCGGAGGAGGAAGTAGGGGTGCACCTCAGCACTATCCCAAGACTGCTGGCAACAG CGAGTTCCTGGGGAAAACCCCAGGGCAAAACGCTCAGAAATGGATTCCTGCACGAAGCACTAGACGAGATGACAACTCCGCAGCAAACAACTCCGCAAATGAAAAAGAACGACATGATGCAATCTTCAGGAAAGTAAGAGG CATATTAAACAAGCTTACTCCTGAGAAGTTTGACAAGCTATGCCTTGAGCTCCTCAATGTGGGTGTAGAGTCTAAACTCATCCTTAAAGGGGTCATACTGCTG ATTGTGGACAAAGCCCTAGAAGAGCCAAAGTATAGCTCACTGTATGCTCAGCTATGTCTGCGATTGGCAGAAGATGCACCAAACTTTGATGGCCCAGCAGCAGAGGGTCAACCAGGAcagaagcaaagcaca ACATTCAGACGCCTCCTAATTTCCAAATTACAAGATGAATTTGAAAACCGAACCAGAAATGTTGATG tCTATGATAAGCGTGAAAATCCCCTCCTCCCTGAGGAGGAGGAACAGAGAGCTATTGCCAAGATCAAGATGTTGGGGAACATCAAATTCATTGGAGAACTTGGAAAGCTTGATCTTATTCATGAATCTATCCTTCATAAGTGCATCAAAACA cttttggaaaaaaagaagagagtccAACTCAAAGATATGGGAGAGGATTTGGAGTGCCTCTGTCAGATAATGAGGACAGTGGGGCCTAGATTAGACCATGAACGAGCCAAG tcctTAATGGATCAGTACTTTGCCCGAATGTGCTCCTTGATGTTAAGTAAGGAATTGCCGGCGAGGATTCGTTTCCTGCTGCAG GATACCGTAGAGTTGCGAGAACACCATTGGGTTCCTCGCAAAGCTTTTCTTGACAATGGACCAAAGACGATCAATCAAATCCGTCAAGATGCAGTAAAA GATCTAGGAGTGTTTATTCCTGCTCCTATGGCTCAAGGGATGAGAAGTGACTTCTTTCTGGAGGGACCGTTTATGCCACCCAGGATGAAAATGGATAGGGACCCACTTGGAGGACTTGCTGATATGTTTGGACAAATGCCAG GAAGCGGAATTGGTACTGGTCCAGGAGTTATCCAGGATAGATTTTCACCCACCATGGGGCGCCATCGTTCAAATCAGCTCTTCAATGGCCATGGGGGACACATCATGCCTCCCACACAGTCGCAGTTTGGGGAGATGGGAGGCAAGTTTATGAAAAGCCAG GGGCTAAGCCAGCTCTACCATAACCAGAGTCAGGGACTCTTATCCCAGCTGCAAGGACAGTCGAAGGATATGCCACCTCGGTTTTCTAAGAAAGGACAGCTTAATGCAGATGAG ATTAGCTTGAGGCCTGCTCAGTCTTTCCTAATGAATAAAAATCAAGTGCCAAAGCTTCAGCCCCAAATAACTATGATTCCTCCTAGTGCACAACCACCACGCACTCAAACGCCACCTCTGGGACAG ACACCTCAGCTTGGTCTCAAAACTAATCCACCACTTATCCAGGAAAAGCCTGCCAAAACCAGTAAAAAGCCACCACCTTCAAAGGAAGAACTGCTTAAACTAACT GAAACTGTTGTAACTGAATACCTGAATAGTGGGAATGCAAATGAAGCTGTCAATGGTGTGAGAGAGATGAGAGCTCCTAAACACTTCCTTCCTGAGATGTTAAGCAAAGTAATCATCCTGTCACTGGATAGAAGTGATgaagataaagaaaaagcaaGTTCTTTGATCAGTTTACTCAAACAGGAAGGGATAGCCACAAGTGACAACTTCATGCAG GCTTTCCTGAATGTATTGGACCAGTGCCCCAAACTGGAGGTTGACATCCCCTTGGTGAAATCATATTTAGCACAGTTTGCAGCTCGTGCTATCATTTCAGAGCTGGTGAGCATTTCGGAACTAGCTCAACCACTGGAAAGTGGCAcccattttcctctcttcttacTTTGTCTTCAGCAATTAGCTAAATTACAAGATCGAGAATGGTTAACAGAGCTTTTTCAACAGAGCAAGGTCAATATGCAGAAAATGCTCCCAG AAATTGATCAAAATAAGGACCGCATGCTGGAGATCTTGGAAGGAAAGGGACTGAGTTTCTTATTCCCACTTCTcaaactggagaaggaactgtTAAAGCAAATAAAGTTGGATCCATCCCCTCAGACcatatataaatggattaaagataacaTCTCTCCCAAACTTCATGTAGATAAAGGATTTGTGAACATCTTAATGACTAG CTTCTTACAGTACATTTCTAGTGAAGTAAACCCACCCAGTGATGAAACAGATTCTTCCTCtgctccttccaaagaacagttAGAGCAGGAAAAACAACTGCTTCTTTCCTTCAAGCCAGTAATGCAGAAATTCCTTCATGATCATGTTGATCTACAAGTTAGTGCCCTCTATGCTCTTCAGGTGCACTGCTACAACAGCAACTTCCCAAAAG GCATGTTACTCCGCTTTTTTGTTCACTTCTATGACATGGAAATTATTGAAGAAGAAGCTTTCTTGGCTTGGAAAGAAGATATAACCCAAGAGTTTCCAGGGAAAGGCAAGGCTTTGTTCCAG GTGAATCAGTGGCTAACCTGGCTAGAAACTGCTGAAGAAGAAGAATCAGAGGAAGAAGCCGACTAA